Proteins encoded by one window of Gordonia jinghuaiqii:
- a CDS encoding FAD-dependent monooxygenase — translation MKLSRIAVLGGGPGGLYAARLLKRSYPTAEVTVYEQGSPDTTFGFGVGLASRTQRNLRDADPASLDAIVAVSHPHEMSMKVGGVVARLSHGELLAIARTTLLDVLQHHAAAAGVRLEFDCRATVADLDADLIIAADGVNSATRAAFADAFQPHITTGEGLYLWCGTDFALPSAIFTPVSTQHGTFVAHAYPYAPDRSTFLIETDEKTWRAAGFDLSTELTAPADSDEKALDYLQEAFADTLEGHRLIGNRTRWLRFRTVTCERWHVGNVVLLGDAAHTAHYSIGSGTKLAMEDAIALDRAVSDASTLEEALSAYEAARRPGVEYLQSIAARSEQWWESFPERSDIPVDQLMIAYMTRAGKVGLERFMSSAPEVAKRGLADYAGVESADVPDTDVARWALERPVTRRGRTFAGRVAPEALRRAPGTVVVDVDLISAWGEDADRLVADASGCSVLWLTGAGDRDSVLTRLDLGERARRETGAVVVVEAPRTAHDDLVAGLVSLRTDLVYIADDAAIGGVPEVARTAGVERTILRL, via the coding sequence ATGAAACTCAGTCGTATCGCCGTGCTCGGCGGCGGGCCCGGCGGGTTGTACGCCGCTCGTCTGCTCAAGCGCAGCTACCCCACCGCCGAGGTGACCGTGTATGAACAGGGTTCGCCGGACACCACTTTCGGCTTCGGCGTCGGACTCGCATCCCGGACCCAGCGCAATCTGCGTGACGCCGACCCCGCTTCGCTCGACGCCATCGTCGCGGTGTCCCATCCGCATGAGATGTCGATGAAGGTCGGCGGCGTCGTCGCCCGGCTGTCGCACGGGGAGCTGCTCGCCATCGCCCGCACGACACTCCTCGACGTTCTCCAGCACCACGCCGCCGCAGCCGGTGTCCGGCTCGAGTTCGACTGCCGAGCCACGGTGGCAGACCTCGACGCCGACCTGATCATCGCCGCGGACGGCGTGAACAGTGCGACGCGCGCCGCGTTCGCGGACGCGTTCCAACCGCACATCACCACGGGCGAGGGTCTGTACCTCTGGTGTGGAACGGATTTCGCACTGCCGAGTGCGATCTTCACGCCGGTGTCGACCCAACACGGGACGTTTGTCGCACATGCCTACCCGTACGCCCCGGATCGCAGCACCTTCCTGATCGAGACCGATGAGAAGACCTGGCGCGCAGCAGGCTTCGATCTGTCGACAGAGCTCACCGCTCCTGCGGACAGCGACGAGAAGGCGCTGGACTACCTGCAGGAGGCGTTCGCCGACACCCTCGAGGGCCACCGGTTGATCGGCAACCGGACGCGGTGGCTGAGGTTCCGGACCGTGACATGCGAACGGTGGCATGTCGGGAACGTCGTGCTTCTCGGCGACGCCGCCCACACCGCCCACTACTCGATCGGGTCGGGCACCAAGCTGGCGATGGAGGACGCGATCGCGCTCGACCGCGCGGTGAGCGATGCGTCGACGCTCGAGGAGGCTCTGTCGGCCTACGAGGCGGCCCGCCGCCCGGGTGTCGAGTATCTGCAGTCGATCGCCGCCCGTAGCGAGCAGTGGTGGGAGTCGTTCCCCGAACGGAGCGACATACCGGTCGACCAACTGATGATCGCCTACATGACCCGCGCGGGAAAGGTGGGTCTGGAGCGGTTCATGTCCTCCGCGCCGGAAGTCGCCAAGCGGGGCCTGGCCGACTATGCCGGAGTGGAGTCCGCCGATGTCCCGGACACCGACGTCGCGCGGTGGGCACTGGAACGTCCGGTCACCCGGCGCGGCCGCACCTTCGCGGGCCGCGTCGCGCCTGAGGCGCTGCGTCGAGCTCCGGGAACGGTGGTCGTCGACGTGGATCTGATCTCTGCGTGGGGGGAGGACGCCGACCGTCTCGTCGCCGACGCTAGCGGTTGCTCCGTGCTGTGGCTGACCGGCGCCGGCGACCGCGATTCAGTGTTGACACGACTCGATCTCGGCGAGCGCGCGCGCCGCGAGACCGGCGCCGTCGTCGTCGTGGAGGCACCTCGCACAGCCCACGACGACCTGGTCGCCGGCCTCGTGAGCCTGCGGACCGATCTGGTGTACATCGCCGACGACGCGGCGATCGGCGGCGTGCCCGAGGTCGCGCGCACCGCCGGGGTGGAACGCACTATTCTTCGCTTATGA
- a CDS encoding flavin-containing monooxygenase, whose protein sequence is MSEIVSTAIIGAGFAGIGAAIRLQQRGIRDFAIFERGVRVGGTWRDNTYPGAACDIPSRLYSYSFAPNPDWSRTYSGSDEILAYIDSMVDKFELTKYVRFDHTVVDITWHESRSLWEITIADRSPVLARTVVMASGPLANVSLPQIPGIEKFEGAKIHSAKWDHDYDFTGKKVAVVGTGASGVQIVPELVKVAKSVKVFQRTPGWVLPRTNMRTRAITSEIYRRVPFSQDLARTAWFWGHESVALGVVWNTPLTRVVEGVSKLHLRRQVSDPWLRRQLTPEFRAGCKRLLMTSSYYPALQQDNCKLVTWPIASISEKGIRTVEGIEHRFDAIVFATGFDVSKAGSPIPITGRDGRVLADEWSSGAYAYKSIAVSGYPNMYFTFGPNSGPGHSSALVYMEAQIDYLVDAIATAVNQDFVLDVRASVQAEYNAELQRRLTKTTWNSGCSSWYLTDDGFNATMFPGFATQYVKQLQTVALPDYAVTAAAPTTADALAEVR, encoded by the coding sequence ATGAGCGAGATCGTCTCGACCGCGATCATCGGAGCGGGATTCGCCGGTATCGGCGCCGCCATCCGGCTGCAGCAGCGAGGTATTCGCGACTTCGCCATCTTCGAACGCGGAGTCCGGGTGGGAGGTACGTGGCGCGACAACACCTACCCCGGCGCAGCGTGCGACATTCCCTCGCGCCTGTACTCCTACAGCTTCGCGCCCAACCCCGACTGGTCACGCACGTACTCGGGCAGCGACGAGATCCTGGCGTACATCGACTCGATGGTCGACAAGTTCGAGTTGACGAAGTACGTGCGATTCGATCACACGGTCGTCGACATCACCTGGCATGAGTCCCGGTCGTTGTGGGAGATCACCATTGCCGATCGTTCCCCAGTGCTCGCCCGGACCGTCGTGATGGCGTCGGGACCTCTGGCGAACGTCAGTCTCCCTCAGATCCCGGGGATCGAGAAGTTCGAGGGCGCCAAGATACACAGCGCCAAATGGGATCACGACTACGACTTCACCGGCAAGAAGGTGGCCGTGGTGGGCACCGGTGCCAGCGGCGTGCAAATCGTGCCGGAACTGGTGAAGGTCGCCAAATCGGTCAAGGTCTTTCAGCGGACGCCCGGGTGGGTGCTCCCCCGCACCAATATGCGCACGCGAGCCATCACCAGCGAGATCTACCGGCGAGTTCCCTTCAGCCAGGATCTCGCCCGCACGGCGTGGTTCTGGGGCCACGAATCGGTCGCCCTGGGGGTGGTCTGGAACACCCCGTTGACCAGGGTGGTCGAGGGTGTGTCGAAGCTCCATCTCCGTCGGCAGGTGTCCGACCCGTGGTTGCGTCGCCAACTGACGCCGGAGTTCCGTGCCGGATGCAAACGGCTTCTGATGACCAGCTCGTATTACCCTGCGCTGCAACAGGACAACTGCAAACTGGTCACCTGGCCGATTGCGAGTATCTCCGAGAAGGGCATCCGGACCGTCGAAGGAATCGAGCATCGGTTCGACGCCATCGTGTTCGCGACGGGTTTCGACGTGTCCAAGGCGGGCTCGCCGATCCCGATCACCGGACGCGACGGGCGGGTGCTCGCCGACGAATGGAGCTCAGGGGCGTACGCCTATAAGTCCATCGCCGTATCGGGCTACCCCAACATGTACTTCACGTTCGGGCCCAACTCCGGTCCCGGGCACAGCTCCGCACTGGTGTACATGGAGGCGCAGATCGACTATCTCGTCGATGCGATCGCCACGGCGGTGAACCAGGACTTCGTACTCGATGTGCGCGCGTCCGTGCAAGCCGAGTACAACGCCGAACTGCAGCGTCGTCTGACGAAGACGACCTGGAACTCCGGGTGCTCGAGCTGGTATCTCACCGACGACGGCTTCAACGCCACGATGTTCCCCGGCTTCGCGACGCAGTACGTCAAACAGTTGCAGACGGTTGCGCTGCCGGACTACGCGGTCACCGCGGCAGCGCCGACCACCGCCGACGCACTCGCCGAGGTGCGCTAA
- a CDS encoding TetR/AcrR family transcriptional regulator, which produces MTSSTPEQPTASAKSGRSNSRRELVEREIMEQATRLFAERGLASTTLQDIADATGLTRPALYHYVANKDELFARLVSEIAEEPAVLLHEINQRSDLDPVGKIHEMAMSIALHQTQTLDRFRLLIRSEAELPPELAETYRQSRRRVLKELVAVMEEGIAAGRFRAADPRVSALGIVGMLNWLAWWHHPGDAESDRRVARQLADMAVSAVLDPDADSLVSGPERVIAQMRQGLEYLEREMRGDGPSRSGPAGRGDPA; this is translated from the coding sequence ATGACCAGCTCGACGCCGGAGCAGCCGACTGCCAGTGCCAAGAGCGGACGCAGCAACTCGCGGCGTGAGCTGGTCGAGCGCGAGATCATGGAACAGGCGACCCGCCTGTTCGCCGAGCGCGGTCTCGCCAGCACCACTCTCCAGGACATCGCCGACGCCACCGGCCTCACCCGCCCGGCGCTCTACCACTACGTGGCCAACAAGGACGAGTTGTTCGCCCGGCTCGTCAGCGAGATCGCCGAAGAACCCGCTGTGCTCCTCCACGAGATCAATCAGCGCAGCGACCTCGACCCGGTCGGAAAGATCCACGAGATGGCGATGTCCATCGCGCTTCACCAGACGCAAACTCTGGACCGGTTCCGGCTCCTGATCCGTTCCGAGGCCGAACTCCCGCCGGAGCTCGCCGAGACCTACCGGCAAAGCCGTCGACGGGTGCTCAAGGAACTGGTCGCGGTGATGGAGGAGGGGATCGCCGCGGGCCGATTCCGCGCCGCCGACCCGCGGGTCTCGGCGCTGGGCATCGTCGGAATGCTGAACTGGCTCGCGTGGTGGCACCATCCTGGGGATGCCGAGTCCGATCGACGAGTGGCACGCCAGCTCGCCGACATGGCGGTCAGCGCGGTCCTCGACCCGGATGCCGACAGTCTGGTGTCGGGTCCCGAGCGGGTCATCGCCCAGATGCGGCAGGGTCTGGAGTATCTCGAGAGGGAGATGCGAGGAGACGGACCTTCTCGGTCAGGGCCTGCGGGGCGAGGTGATCCGGCGTAG
- a CDS encoding hydantoinase B/oxoprolinase family protein — protein sequence MTAPIPGSEVFSSRPTDLDALARSLPPSLPVHTVSQEQIDALDPLTYEVIRHRLWSVTDEMGEALKRMSGSPIVTDANDFDFAISDEIGQEVQVGLYNTMLVGAVDLAIYWTLQNRSLNPGIAEGDMFLCNDPWVGGGLHQSDVIVYQPVFHEGKLFAWTSAICHEPDLGGSGLGSFDPAAKDVFSESLPTPPIKVVRDFELQRDVADVWVRRSRVPMLVGLDLRAKIGANSVGRDRLLAVIEQYGADTVKAVMKRMMSDAEGRLRAKLSDLPNGTWHATGYQDQAQTGDREVHKITVAMTKRDDHLEFDFTGTDAQTGVINCTYAGMRGGVMLALLPILAGDIPWSAGGLMRCFDLIAEEGTINNATFPAAVSRGPIGPAWLTGNLIAECLAQMLDRHLEFGKNVAASCCGTWDTAVVAGLDERGEQPVPFLNIMMEPMAGGYGARPVADGMDTGGLFCIPMGRIPDTEMTEFLYPLLTLWRREEPDSGGPGRHRGGVSASLAVTPYGTSLPMGLVFASAGKAVAQNSGLAGGLPGNTGLEILARDSGVQDLLAQGKIPGDLDDLAGSKEIGACYAESYLAPGEVLYMHWQGGGGYGDPLRREPEAVAADVRNGKVTMAGASEGYGVVLAGGEVDDARTEAKRTELRELRRSRSEIPASQEATIDLERARRLDDNLVEATIGDSRVVGCAHCGRLLGDSKSGRLDLARYDGPSSDAGPQVTSAPGEYVDTEIVFRQQCCPGCFTAIYSGIVPVDHPDRVAELAQLLPAVAGR from the coding sequence ATGACCGCACCCATCCCCGGCTCGGAGGTCTTCTCCAGCCGCCCGACGGATCTCGACGCCCTCGCCCGGTCGTTGCCGCCATCGCTACCCGTCCACACCGTCTCTCAGGAGCAGATCGACGCCCTCGACCCGCTGACCTACGAGGTCATCCGGCATCGCCTCTGGTCGGTCACCGACGAGATGGGTGAGGCGCTCAAGCGCATGTCCGGTTCGCCGATCGTCACCGACGCCAACGATTTCGACTTCGCCATCAGCGACGAGATCGGCCAGGAGGTCCAGGTCGGGCTCTACAACACGATGCTCGTGGGTGCGGTCGACCTCGCGATCTACTGGACCCTGCAGAACCGATCGCTCAACCCCGGGATCGCCGAGGGCGACATGTTCCTGTGCAATGACCCCTGGGTCGGCGGCGGCCTGCACCAGAGCGACGTGATCGTCTACCAGCCGGTCTTCCACGAGGGCAAGCTGTTCGCCTGGACCAGTGCGATCTGCCACGAACCCGACCTCGGTGGGTCGGGCCTGGGCTCCTTCGACCCGGCCGCCAAAGATGTTTTCTCCGAGTCACTTCCGACGCCCCCGATCAAGGTGGTGCGCGATTTCGAGCTGCAGCGCGACGTGGCCGACGTCTGGGTTCGGCGCAGCCGGGTCCCCATGCTCGTCGGACTGGACCTGCGGGCCAAGATCGGCGCCAACAGTGTCGGCCGCGATCGCCTGCTCGCGGTCATCGAGCAGTACGGCGCCGACACGGTCAAGGCCGTGATGAAGCGGATGATGTCCGACGCCGAGGGCCGGTTGCGCGCCAAGCTCAGTGATCTGCCGAATGGCACGTGGCATGCGACCGGCTATCAGGACCAGGCCCAGACGGGCGACCGCGAGGTGCACAAGATCACGGTCGCGATGACCAAGAGGGACGACCATCTGGAGTTCGACTTCACCGGCACCGACGCGCAGACCGGCGTCATCAACTGCACCTACGCCGGTATGCGTGGCGGCGTGATGCTCGCGCTGCTGCCCATCCTCGCCGGCGACATCCCGTGGTCCGCCGGCGGCCTGATGCGATGCTTCGACCTCATCGCCGAGGAAGGGACTATCAACAACGCCACCTTCCCGGCAGCGGTGAGCCGCGGGCCGATCGGTCCGGCGTGGCTGACCGGCAATCTGATCGCCGAATGTCTGGCCCAGATGCTCGACCGTCACCTCGAGTTCGGCAAGAACGTCGCGGCGTCGTGCTGTGGTACCTGGGACACCGCCGTCGTCGCCGGCCTCGACGAACGCGGCGAACAACCGGTGCCGTTCCTCAACATCATGATGGAGCCGATGGCGGGTGGCTACGGGGCGCGTCCCGTCGCCGACGGCATGGACACCGGCGGGTTGTTCTGCATCCCGATGGGCCGCATCCCCGACACCGAGATGACTGAGTTCCTCTATCCTCTGCTCACCCTGTGGCGACGCGAGGAACCCGACTCCGGCGGCCCCGGACGCCACCGGGGAGGTGTGTCGGCGTCGCTGGCGGTCACCCCGTACGGCACCAGCCTGCCGATGGGACTCGTGTTCGCCTCGGCCGGTAAGGCCGTCGCGCAGAACTCCGGCCTGGCCGGCGGCCTGCCCGGCAACACGGGTCTGGAGATCCTGGCCCGCGACTCGGGCGTGCAGGACCTGTTGGCGCAGGGGAAGATTCCCGGAGACCTCGACGATCTCGCGGGCTCGAAGGAGATCGGTGCCTGCTACGCGGAGAGCTACCTCGCGCCCGGCGAGGTGCTCTACATGCACTGGCAGGGCGGCGGGGGTTACGGTGACCCGCTGCGTCGCGAGCCCGAGGCCGTCGCGGCCGATGTGCGCAACGGCAAGGTGACCATGGCCGGGGCGAGCGAGGGGTACGGAGTGGTGCTCGCCGGCGGGGAGGTCGACGACGCCCGCACCGAGGCCAAACGAACGGAACTGCGCGAGCTGCGCCGCAGCAGGTCCGAGATCCCCGCAAGCCAAGAGGCGACCATCGACCTCGAACGCGCGCGGCGGCTCGACGACAACCTCGTCGAGGCCACCATCGGCGACTCACGCGTCGTCGGATGCGCCCACTGCGGAAGGCTTCTGGGCGACAGCAAGTCCGGACGACTGGATCTCGCGCGGTACGACGGTCCGTCGAGTGACGCCGGCCCGCAGGTCACGTCCGCCCCCGGCGAGTACGTAGACACCGAGATCGTGTTCCGTCAGCAGTGTTGCCCCGGGTGCTTCACCGCGATCTACTCGGGCATCGTGCCCGTCGACCATCCCGACCGTGTCGCCGAACTCGCCCAGCTGCTCCCGGCGGTGGCAGGTCGATGA
- a CDS encoding (2,3-dihydroxybenzoyl)adenylate synthase, with protein sequence MCTPTSPESVARTPLTGRSRWGDRLVGYPGDRAETYRRSGEWTDRPLATRLQDTVELHPERPAVVTDVAAVTYGELGVRTDQMAVALLDQGLAPGDPVLFQATNRLETVLVWYACLKAGLVPVATLAAHRGHEIGHISRVVGAVGHVVEAGLSFDLVDFARTQAQGHPTLRTILTIGMPHGAGEVAGGGTAAVKTLGTDIAPDVARERVVQVQAGIDPLDVCVFQLSGGTTGVPKVIPRLHVEYWDNARLYARRLGWTADTRVAHLIPIIHNAGISCGLHAAHSVGACLILATADVSSAFPLMARERATDVLIGHGHYQAVTSPAFDEPRPYLRNVILSGAKVGSELFDRADDGDNRWAGQLFGMSEGLFTVSPHDAPTRARLATVGTPIAGGDEIRILEPGSETEVDDGEVGELSCRGPYTIPGYFDAAEHNQTAFTSDGFYRTGDLATMVSIAGVRYLSIEGRIKDLINRGGEKINAEEVEQLLVAHPKVANAAVVAMPDPRLGERTCAYLVTVDGEPLAMTTIQDHLDALGVAKFKWPERLEHVRELPQTNVGKIDKKRLRADIVGKLERSWPVRKKR encoded by the coding sequence ATGTGCACACCTACGTCGCCGGAGTCGGTTGCGCGGACTCCACTGACCGGCCGTTCCCGGTGGGGTGATCGGCTGGTCGGGTACCCCGGTGACCGGGCGGAGACGTACCGCCGGTCGGGGGAGTGGACCGACCGGCCGTTGGCCACACGGTTGCAGGACACCGTCGAGCTCCATCCCGAGCGTCCCGCGGTCGTCACGGATGTGGCGGCGGTGACTTACGGCGAGTTGGGGGTTCGGACGGATCAGATGGCCGTCGCCCTGCTCGACCAAGGACTGGCGCCCGGGGATCCGGTGCTCTTCCAGGCGACCAATCGGTTGGAGACGGTCCTCGTCTGGTACGCGTGTCTCAAAGCAGGTTTGGTGCCGGTGGCGACGCTCGCAGCTCATCGGGGTCACGAGATCGGGCACATCTCCCGGGTGGTCGGCGCGGTCGGCCATGTCGTCGAGGCGGGTCTGTCGTTCGACCTCGTCGACTTCGCGCGAACACAGGCACAGGGGCACCCGACGCTGCGCACGATCCTGACCATCGGCATGCCGCACGGTGCCGGCGAGGTGGCCGGAGGTGGGACCGCGGCGGTGAAGACACTGGGGACAGACATCGCGCCGGACGTGGCGCGGGAGCGGGTCGTGCAGGTTCAGGCGGGGATCGACCCGCTGGACGTGTGTGTCTTCCAGCTCTCCGGGGGGACAACCGGTGTGCCCAAGGTGATCCCACGACTCCACGTCGAGTACTGGGACAACGCGCGGCTGTATGCGCGCCGGCTCGGCTGGACAGCGGACACGCGCGTCGCCCACCTGATCCCGATCATCCACAACGCGGGCATCAGTTGCGGCCTCCACGCCGCGCACTCGGTGGGTGCATGCCTGATCCTCGCCACGGCTGACGTCTCGAGCGCCTTCCCGCTCATGGCACGTGAGCGGGCGACCGACGTCCTGATCGGTCACGGCCACTATCAGGCGGTGACGAGCCCGGCGTTCGACGAACCGCGCCCGTACCTGCGCAACGTGATCCTCTCCGGTGCCAAGGTCGGCAGCGAGCTGTTCGATCGGGCCGACGACGGTGACAACCGCTGGGCCGGGCAGTTGTTCGGGATGTCGGAGGGATTGTTCACCGTGTCCCCGCACGACGCGCCGACGCGCGCCCGCCTCGCCACCGTCGGGACACCGATCGCCGGTGGAGACGAAATCCGCATCCTCGAACCCGGGAGCGAGACCGAGGTCGACGACGGCGAGGTCGGAGAACTGTCCTGCCGCGGCCCGTACACGATCCCGGGCTATTTCGATGCAGCGGAGCACAACCAGACCGCTTTCACCTCCGACGGCTTCTATCGAACCGGGGATCTGGCGACGATGGTGAGCATCGCCGGCGTGCGGTACCTGTCGATCGAGGGCCGGATCAAGGACCTCATCAACCGCGGCGGGGAGAAGATCAACGCCGAAGAGGTGGAACAGCTGCTCGTCGCACATCCGAAGGTCGCCAACGCGGCGGTCGTGGCGATGCCCGACCCGCGCCTCGGTGAGCGGACATGCGCCTATCTGGTGACCGTCGACGGGGAACCGTTGGCCATGACCACAATCCAGGACCATCTCGATGCGCTCGGCGTGGCCAAGTTCAAGTGGCCCGAACGGCTCGAACATGTGCGGGAACTCCCGCAGACGAACGTCGGGAAGATCGACAAGAAGCGGCTTCGCGCAGACATCGTCGGCAAGCTCGAGCGATCCTGGCCAGTGAGGAAGAAACGATGA
- a CDS encoding MerR family transcriptional regulator produces the protein MTEYRIDELARAAGTTTRNVRAYRERGLLPPPDKRGRVGIYTDAHLARLRLIDILLQRGYTTSHIADFIEGWESGKNLTEVLGLQQAVTEPWSSSDEGTTVSVSDARAMLDDPDGVQLSRLVTYGLARVDGDQCTFTDPKLLQGFVSLAGYGFGVDALMTIHERLYSAINTISKDMISTVKQHIESSHGQGWIPENDDIQRTTEMLQIMRTLAVDSVNSILGRTLDQNLQEQLGEYLQVAIDNSRRSGRNSA, from the coding sequence GTGACCGAGTACCGCATCGACGAGCTCGCCCGCGCCGCCGGAACGACGACACGAAACGTCCGGGCCTACCGTGAACGGGGTCTGCTCCCGCCTCCGGACAAACGCGGGCGGGTGGGCATCTACACCGACGCCCACCTGGCCCGGCTCCGGCTGATCGACATCCTGCTCCAGCGCGGGTACACCACCTCCCACATCGCGGATTTCATCGAAGGATGGGAGAGCGGGAAGAACCTCACGGAGGTGCTCGGACTGCAACAGGCCGTCACCGAGCCGTGGTCCAGCTCCGATGAGGGCACCACGGTGTCGGTTTCCGACGCGCGTGCGATGCTCGACGACCCCGATGGCGTGCAACTGTCCCGCCTGGTCACCTACGGTCTCGCGCGCGTGGACGGTGACCAATGCACGTTCACCGATCCGAAACTGTTACAGGGCTTTGTCTCCCTGGCCGGATACGGCTTCGGTGTCGATGCACTGATGACCATTCACGAGCGGTTGTACTCGGCCATCAACACCATTTCCAAAGACATGATCTCGACTGTCAAACAGCACATCGAGAGCAGTCACGGCCAAGGCTGGATCCCGGAGAACGACGACATCCAGCGCACCACCGAGATGTTGCAGATCATGCGAACTCTCGCGGTGGACTCGGTGAACTCGATCCTCGGTCGCACGCTGGACCAGAACCTCCAGGAACAGCTGGGCGAATACCTCCAGGTCGCCATCGACAACTCGAGACGTTCGGGCCGCAACTCCGCCTGA